One genomic window of Magnolia sinica isolate HGM2019 chromosome 3, MsV1, whole genome shotgun sequence includes the following:
- the LOC131240409 gene encoding ABC transporter I family member 19-like, which yields MGKEVESEISSCIEVSALHFAYESQNPIFANFNLKISPGSRCLLVGANGSGKTTLLKILAGKHMVGGRDVVRVLNGSAFHDTQLVCSGDLAYLGGSWNKTVGSAGEVPLQGDFSAEHMIFGVEGVDPVRREKLIDLLDIDLQWRMHKVSDGQRRRVQICMGLLHPFQVLLLDEVTVDLDVVSRLDLLDFFKEECNDRGATIVYATHIFDGLETWATDVAYIQDGELRRAEKLSELNELKNATNLLSVVESWLRSETKSTSKKPINAPTQLTRTSPFDTSPFRSSRHMAYYR from the exons ATGGGAAAAGAAGTGGAGTCGGAGATTTCCAGCTGCATCGAAGTATCAGCTCTGCATTTCGCCTACGAATCTCAGAATCCTATTTTCGCCaatttcaatctcaagatctctcCCGGATCTCGGTGTCTTCTCGTCGGCGCCAATGGATCTG GGAAGACCACTTTGCTGAAGATACTGGCAGGCAAGCATATGGTCGGAGGAAGGGATGTAGTACGAGTGCTCAATGGATCTGCTTTTCACGATACCCAACTGGTCTGTAGTGGTGACCTTGCCTATCTGGGAGGTTCTTGGAACAAAACCGTTGGTTCTGCT GGGGAGGTTCCACTCCAAGGTGATTTCTCTGCCGAACACATGATTTTTGGAG TTGAAGGTGTAGATCCTGTTAGGAGAGAGAAGCTGATCGACCTGCTTGATATTGATCTGCAGTGGCGGATGCATAAAGTTTCTGATGGGCAGCGACGGCGAGTGCAAATCTGCATGGGGCTTCTCCATCCTTTCCAG GTACTGTTGCTAGATGAGGTCACGGTTGACCTAGACGTTGTTTCAAGGCTGGATTTACTAGACTTTTTCAAGGAAGAATGTAATGAT AGAGGAGCCACTATCGTGTATGCCACCCATATATTTGATGGGTTGGAGACGTGGGCGACAGATGTTGCATACATCCAGGACGGTGAATTGCGAAGAGCTGAGAAGCTCTCTGAGctcaatgagctgaaaaatgctACAAACCTTCTCTCAGTTGTTGAGTCATGGCTCCGTTCTGAAACCAAGTCTACGAGCAAGAAACCTATCAATGCACCCACGCAATTGACCAGGACCTCTCCCTTTGACACCTCCCCATTTAGATCATCTAGGCATATGGCCTACTACCGATGA
- the LOC131240407 gene encoding uncharacterized protein LOC131240407 isoform X1 translates to MFPARSWFHKFQPRDKMRSASRKKEGTSDANEGGKPPMSEDATSNVTKQRVAAAKQYIENHYKEQMKNLQERKERRCTLEKKLADADVSEEDQNNLIKFLEKKETEYMRLQRHKMGADDFELLTMIGKGAFGEVRICREKTSGHVYAMKKLKKSEMLRRGQVEHVKAERNLLAEVDSNCIVKLYCSFQDEGFLYLIMEYLPGGDMMTLLMRKDTLTEDEARFYIGETVLAVESIHKHNYIHRDIKPDNLLLDRDGHLKLSDFGLCKPLDCSSFPNLNEKDIATGNNNIEATQNDGRPKRTQQEQLQHWQRNRRMLVNFLLSSLLPFTFITYTFFIQFVQIVNWRTHLKFPEEANLSPGAKDLISKLLCNVEKRLGGKGASEIKAHPWFQGVEWDRLYHMEAAFIPEVNDELDTQNFEKFDESENETQTSSKTGPWRKMLSSKDINFVGYTYKNFEIVNDHQVPGMAELKKKDNKPKRPSVMSLFDDPGPADEPPSAEGSFICLLPPHLEVSQSENPYSP, encoded by the exons ATGTTTCCAG CAAGGAGTTGGTTTCATAAGTTTCAGCCTCGAGATAAGATGCGGTCAGCATCGAGGAAGAAGGAGGGAACAAGTGATGCAAACGAAGGCGGGAAGCCGCCCATGAGCGAGGATGCAACTTCGAATGTCACGAAGCAGAGGGTTGCGGCGGCGAAGCAGTATATAGAGAACCACTACAAAGAGCAGATGAAGAACTTGCAGGAGCGGAAGGAGCG ACGCTGTACCCTAGAGAAGAAGCTGGCTGATGCTGATGTGTCTGAGGAAGACCAAAATAATCTTATAAAATTCTTGGAGAAAAAGGAAACTGAATACATGCGCCTTCAGAGGCATAAAATGGGCGCGGATGATTTTGAACTATTGACAATGATAGGGAAGGGTGCTTTTGGTGAG GTTAGGATCTGTAGGGAGAAGACATCTGGTCATGTGTACGCAATGAAAAAGCTGAAGAAGTCAGAGATGCTTCGTAGAGGCCAG GTTGAACATGTTAAAGCAGAGAGGAATCTTCTTGCTGAGGTTGACAGCAATTGCATTGTCAAACTTTATTGTTCTTTCCAAGATGAAGGCTTCCTATACCTAATTATGGAGTATTTACCGGGTGGAGATATGATGACTTTACTTATGAGGAAGGATACCTTGACAGAAGATGAGGCCAGATTCTATATTGGGGAAACAGTTCTGGCTGTCGAGTCTATCCACAAGCACAATTACATTCATAG AGATATCAAGCCTGACAATTTGTTACTGGATAGAGATGGTCACTTGAAGCTGTCAGATTTTGGGCTTTGTAAACCGTTGGATTGCAGTAGCTTTCCTAATTTAAATGAGAAAGATATTGCGACTGGAAATAACAATATTGAGGCTACACAAAATGATGGACGCCCAAAGCGAACACAACAGGAGCAACTACAACACTGGCAAAGGAACAGGCGAATGCTGGTAAATTTCCtattatcatcattattaccGTTTACGTTCATCACTTACACATTTTTCATTCAATTTGTACAGATTGTAAATTGGAGAACTCATTTAAAATTTCCTGAAGAAGCAAATCTATCTCCAGGAGCTAAAGATCTCATCAGCAAACTCCTATGCAATGTCGAAAAGAGACTTGGAGGAAAAGGCGCCAGTGAAATAAAG GCACACCCATGGTTTCAAGGTGTTGAATGGGACAGACTATATCATATGGAGGCTGCATTTATTCCAGAGGTCAATGATGAGCTGGATACtcaaaattttgagaaatttgatgag TCTGAGAACGAAACTCAAACTTCGTCGAAAACAGGCCCTTGGAGAAAG ATGCTTTCATCAAAGGATATTAACTTTGTGGGTTACACTTATAAGAACTTTGAAATCGTCAATGATCATCAAGTGCCTGGGatgg CTGAActgaagaagaaggataacaAACCAAAAAGGCCATCCGTCATGTCTCTCTTTG ATGATCCAGGGCCAGCTGATGAACCACCATCAGCTGAAGGGAGTTTTATCTGCCTCTTACCTCCCCATCTAGAAGTCTCCCAAAGCGAAAACCCATATTCTCCATGA
- the LOC131240407 gene encoding uncharacterized protein LOC131240407 isoform X4, with protein MDSARSWFHKFQPRDKMRSASRKKEGTSDANEGGKPPMSEDATSNVTKQRVAAAKQYIENHYKEQMKNLQERKERRCTLEKKLADADVSEEDQNNLIKFLEKKETEYMRLQRHKMGADDFELLTMIGKGAFGEVRICREKTSGHVYAMKKLKKSEMLRRGQVEHVKAERNLLAEVDSNCIVKLYCSFQDEGFLYLIMEYLPGGDMMTLLMRKDTLTEDEARFYIGETVLAVESIHKHNYIHRDIKPDNLLLDRDGHLKLSDFGLCKPLDCSSFPNLNEKDIATGNNNIEATQNDGRPKRTQQEQLQHWQRNRRMLVNFLLSSLLPFTFITYTFFIQFVQIVNWRTHLKFPEEANLSPGAKDLISKLLCNVEKRLGGKGASEIKAHPWFQGVEWDRLYHMEAAFIPEVNDELDTQNFEKFDESENETQTSSKTGPWRKLN; from the exons ATGGATTCAGCAAGGAGTTGGTTTCATAAGTTTCAGCCTCGAGATAAGATGCGGTCAGCATCGAGGAAGAAGGAGGGAACAAGTGATGCAAACGAAGGCGGGAAGCCGCCCATGAGCGAGGATGCAACTTCGAATGTCACGAAGCAGAGGGTTGCGGCGGCGAAGCAGTATATAGAGAACCACTACAAAGAGCAGATGAAGAACTTGCAGGAGCGGAAGGAGCG ACGCTGTACCCTAGAGAAGAAGCTGGCTGATGCTGATGTGTCTGAGGAAGACCAAAATAATCTTATAAAATTCTTGGAGAAAAAGGAAACTGAATACATGCGCCTTCAGAGGCATAAAATGGGCGCGGATGATTTTGAACTATTGACAATGATAGGGAAGGGTGCTTTTGGTGAG GTTAGGATCTGTAGGGAGAAGACATCTGGTCATGTGTACGCAATGAAAAAGCTGAAGAAGTCAGAGATGCTTCGTAGAGGCCAG GTTGAACATGTTAAAGCAGAGAGGAATCTTCTTGCTGAGGTTGACAGCAATTGCATTGTCAAACTTTATTGTTCTTTCCAAGATGAAGGCTTCCTATACCTAATTATGGAGTATTTACCGGGTGGAGATATGATGACTTTACTTATGAGGAAGGATACCTTGACAGAAGATGAGGCCAGATTCTATATTGGGGAAACAGTTCTGGCTGTCGAGTCTATCCACAAGCACAATTACATTCATAG AGATATCAAGCCTGACAATTTGTTACTGGATAGAGATGGTCACTTGAAGCTGTCAGATTTTGGGCTTTGTAAACCGTTGGATTGCAGTAGCTTTCCTAATTTAAATGAGAAAGATATTGCGACTGGAAATAACAATATTGAGGCTACACAAAATGATGGACGCCCAAAGCGAACACAACAGGAGCAACTACAACACTGGCAAAGGAACAGGCGAATGCTGGTAAATTTCCtattatcatcattattaccGTTTACGTTCATCACTTACACATTTTTCATTCAATTTGTACAGATTGTAAATTGGAGAACTCATTTAAAATTTCCTGAAGAAGCAAATCTATCTCCAGGAGCTAAAGATCTCATCAGCAAACTCCTATGCAATGTCGAAAAGAGACTTGGAGGAAAAGGCGCCAGTGAAATAAAG GCACACCCATGGTTTCAAGGTGTTGAATGGGACAGACTATATCATATGGAGGCTGCATTTATTCCAGAGGTCAATGATGAGCTGGATACtcaaaattttgagaaatttgatgag TCTGAGAACGAAACTCAAACTTCGTCGAAAACAGGCCCTTGGAGAAAG CTGAActga
- the LOC131240407 gene encoding uncharacterized protein LOC131240407 isoform X3 produces MDSARSWFHKFQPRDKMRSASRKKEGTSDANEGGKPPMSEDATSNVTKQRVAAAKQYIENHYKEQMKNLQERKERRCTLEKKLADADVSEEDQNNLIKFLEKKETEYMRLQRHKMGADDFELLTMIGKGAFGEVRICREKTSGHVYAMKKLKKSEMLRRGQVEHVKAERNLLAEVDSNCIVKLYCSFQDEGFLYLIMEYLPGGDMMTLLMRKDTLTEDEARFYIGETVLAVESIHKHNYIHRDIKPDNLLLDRDGHLKLSDFGLCKPLDCSSFPNLNEKDIATGNNNIEATQNDGRPKRTQQEQLQHWQRNRRMLVNFLLSSLLPFTFITYTFFIQFVQIVNWRTHLKFPEEANLSPGAKDLISKLLCNVEKRLGGKGASEIKAHPWFQGVEWDRLYHMEAAFIPEVNDELDTQNFEKFDESENETQTSSKTGPWRKMLSSKDINFVGYTYKNFEIVNDHQVPGMAELKKKDNKPKRPSVMSLFVIENQG; encoded by the exons ATGGATTCAGCAAGGAGTTGGTTTCATAAGTTTCAGCCTCGAGATAAGATGCGGTCAGCATCGAGGAAGAAGGAGGGAACAAGTGATGCAAACGAAGGCGGGAAGCCGCCCATGAGCGAGGATGCAACTTCGAATGTCACGAAGCAGAGGGTTGCGGCGGCGAAGCAGTATATAGAGAACCACTACAAAGAGCAGATGAAGAACTTGCAGGAGCGGAAGGAGCG ACGCTGTACCCTAGAGAAGAAGCTGGCTGATGCTGATGTGTCTGAGGAAGACCAAAATAATCTTATAAAATTCTTGGAGAAAAAGGAAACTGAATACATGCGCCTTCAGAGGCATAAAATGGGCGCGGATGATTTTGAACTATTGACAATGATAGGGAAGGGTGCTTTTGGTGAG GTTAGGATCTGTAGGGAGAAGACATCTGGTCATGTGTACGCAATGAAAAAGCTGAAGAAGTCAGAGATGCTTCGTAGAGGCCAG GTTGAACATGTTAAAGCAGAGAGGAATCTTCTTGCTGAGGTTGACAGCAATTGCATTGTCAAACTTTATTGTTCTTTCCAAGATGAAGGCTTCCTATACCTAATTATGGAGTATTTACCGGGTGGAGATATGATGACTTTACTTATGAGGAAGGATACCTTGACAGAAGATGAGGCCAGATTCTATATTGGGGAAACAGTTCTGGCTGTCGAGTCTATCCACAAGCACAATTACATTCATAG AGATATCAAGCCTGACAATTTGTTACTGGATAGAGATGGTCACTTGAAGCTGTCAGATTTTGGGCTTTGTAAACCGTTGGATTGCAGTAGCTTTCCTAATTTAAATGAGAAAGATATTGCGACTGGAAATAACAATATTGAGGCTACACAAAATGATGGACGCCCAAAGCGAACACAACAGGAGCAACTACAACACTGGCAAAGGAACAGGCGAATGCTGGTAAATTTCCtattatcatcattattaccGTTTACGTTCATCACTTACACATTTTTCATTCAATTTGTACAGATTGTAAATTGGAGAACTCATTTAAAATTTCCTGAAGAAGCAAATCTATCTCCAGGAGCTAAAGATCTCATCAGCAAACTCCTATGCAATGTCGAAAAGAGACTTGGAGGAAAAGGCGCCAGTGAAATAAAG GCACACCCATGGTTTCAAGGTGTTGAATGGGACAGACTATATCATATGGAGGCTGCATTTATTCCAGAGGTCAATGATGAGCTGGATACtcaaaattttgagaaatttgatgag TCTGAGAACGAAACTCAAACTTCGTCGAAAACAGGCCCTTGGAGAAAG ATGCTTTCATCAAAGGATATTAACTTTGTGGGTTACACTTATAAGAACTTTGAAATCGTCAATGATCATCAAGTGCCTGGGatgg CTGAActgaagaagaaggataacaAACCAAAAAGGCCATCCGTCATGTCTCTCTTTG TGATCGAAAATCAAGGCTAG
- the LOC131240407 gene encoding uncharacterized protein LOC131240407 isoform X2, translated as MDSARSWFHKFQPRDKMRSASRKKEGTSDANEGGKPPMSEDATSNVTKQRVAAAKQYIENHYKEQMKNLQERKERRCTLEKKLADADVSEEDQNNLIKFLEKKETEYMRLQRHKMGADDFELLTMIGKGAFGEVRICREKTSGHVYAMKKLKKSEMLRRGQVEHVKAERNLLAEVDSNCIVKLYCSFQDEGFLYLIMEYLPGGDMMTLLMRKDTLTEDEARFYIGETVLAVESIHKHNYIHRDIKPDNLLLDRDGHLKLSDFGLCKPLDCSSFPNLNEKDIATGNNNIEATQNDGRPKRTQQEQLQHWQRNRRMLIVNWRTHLKFPEEANLSPGAKDLISKLLCNVEKRLGGKGASEIKAHPWFQGVEWDRLYHMEAAFIPEVNDELDTQNFEKFDESENETQTSSKTGPWRKMLSSKDINFVGYTYKNFEIVNDHQVPGMAELKKKDNKPKRPSVMSLFDDPGPADEPPSAEGSFICLLPPHLEVSQSENPYSP; from the exons ATGGATTCAGCAAGGAGTTGGTTTCATAAGTTTCAGCCTCGAGATAAGATGCGGTCAGCATCGAGGAAGAAGGAGGGAACAAGTGATGCAAACGAAGGCGGGAAGCCGCCCATGAGCGAGGATGCAACTTCGAATGTCACGAAGCAGAGGGTTGCGGCGGCGAAGCAGTATATAGAGAACCACTACAAAGAGCAGATGAAGAACTTGCAGGAGCGGAAGGAGCG ACGCTGTACCCTAGAGAAGAAGCTGGCTGATGCTGATGTGTCTGAGGAAGACCAAAATAATCTTATAAAATTCTTGGAGAAAAAGGAAACTGAATACATGCGCCTTCAGAGGCATAAAATGGGCGCGGATGATTTTGAACTATTGACAATGATAGGGAAGGGTGCTTTTGGTGAG GTTAGGATCTGTAGGGAGAAGACATCTGGTCATGTGTACGCAATGAAAAAGCTGAAGAAGTCAGAGATGCTTCGTAGAGGCCAG GTTGAACATGTTAAAGCAGAGAGGAATCTTCTTGCTGAGGTTGACAGCAATTGCATTGTCAAACTTTATTGTTCTTTCCAAGATGAAGGCTTCCTATACCTAATTATGGAGTATTTACCGGGTGGAGATATGATGACTTTACTTATGAGGAAGGATACCTTGACAGAAGATGAGGCCAGATTCTATATTGGGGAAACAGTTCTGGCTGTCGAGTCTATCCACAAGCACAATTACATTCATAG AGATATCAAGCCTGACAATTTGTTACTGGATAGAGATGGTCACTTGAAGCTGTCAGATTTTGGGCTTTGTAAACCGTTGGATTGCAGTAGCTTTCCTAATTTAAATGAGAAAGATATTGCGACTGGAAATAACAATATTGAGGCTACACAAAATGATGGACGCCCAAAGCGAACACAACAGGAGCAACTACAACACTGGCAAAGGAACAGGCGAATGCTG ATTGTAAATTGGAGAACTCATTTAAAATTTCCTGAAGAAGCAAATCTATCTCCAGGAGCTAAAGATCTCATCAGCAAACTCCTATGCAATGTCGAAAAGAGACTTGGAGGAAAAGGCGCCAGTGAAATAAAG GCACACCCATGGTTTCAAGGTGTTGAATGGGACAGACTATATCATATGGAGGCTGCATTTATTCCAGAGGTCAATGATGAGCTGGATACtcaaaattttgagaaatttgatgag TCTGAGAACGAAACTCAAACTTCGTCGAAAACAGGCCCTTGGAGAAAG ATGCTTTCATCAAAGGATATTAACTTTGTGGGTTACACTTATAAGAACTTTGAAATCGTCAATGATCATCAAGTGCCTGGGatgg CTGAActgaagaagaaggataacaAACCAAAAAGGCCATCCGTCATGTCTCTCTTTG ATGATCCAGGGCCAGCTGATGAACCACCATCAGCTGAAGGGAGTTTTATCTGCCTCTTACCTCCCCATCTAGAAGTCTCCCAAAGCGAAAACCCATATTCTCCATGA